The genome window TCCTGGAACTCGTCCCGCACCGCGTGGATCAGGCCCGTCACGATCAACGCGTGGGGAAGCAGGCCCAACCCGAAGCGGCGGCAGAGCTCCACGCACCGTTCGTTGGCCGCGGCGAGGTCGTCCCACCGCCTCGCGAACAGGTGCGGCCAACACTGGTTCTGGAGGGTGAGGGCCAGCGCGGAGACCGCCCCCTCGCGCTCGGCCAGCTCTTCTGCTCGAACCAGATCGGCGATGTCTCCCGAGGACGTCATCTCGACCGTGCCGAGCTCGAGCAGGGCCCGGACCTTCCACAGCCGCAGGTCAGCTCGCTCGGCGATCTCCAGTTCCTGCCTGAAGACCTCGACGCCCCGCCCAGGGCCCGGCCCAGCGAGAGCCGCGCCTTCCCCGCGCGCCCGGGCAGCGCATCCGACTGCGCGAGCGAGGCCACAAGCCGCTCCCCCACCTGGACGGCGCGGTCGGGCTTCCCCGCCAGCGAGAGCACCTCCACCAGAACCTCGTCCACCTCGACGGTCAGTTCCCGGTCATCGCCGGCGAGGGACCGGGCGCGGTCCAGGGCCGACTCGGCGCTGGCCAGGGCGGTGCGGGCCAGGGACCTGCGGGCGGACTCCAGCAGCAGGCGCGCCGCTGTCTTCCGGTCCCCAGCGAGCTCCCGAAGCTCCGCCGCCCGCTCGCACCATGGCCCTGGCAGGCCCGGGTGGGCACGCTGGACCGCCTGGGCGGCCCGTGCCGCCAGCTCCGCCCGCTCGGGAGGGAGCAGGTCCTCGAGCACCGCCTCCCTGGTCAGCGCGTGGCGGAAGCGAAAGGCGGGGCACTCGGCGCTGTCCTCGGGGGAGACGATCTGGGCGTTCACCGCCGATCGCAAGGCGGACAGGACGGTTCCCCGATCCAAGCCCGCCGCGTCGGGGATCAGGGACCAGTCGAAGCGCCTCCCCAACACCGCGGCCGCCCCCAACACCGCCCGGTCCTGCGCGCCGAGGCTCCGCAGGCGCTCGCGCATCATCCCCTGGAACGTCTCAGGGACCCTAGGCGCGCGATCGGTCCGCAGCTCCCAGACGCCGCGCTCCCGCACGAGCGCGCCGCTTGCCACGCGGGAGGCCAGGACCTCCTCGACCAGGAACGGCACCCCCTCGGCCCGAGACGCCAGAAGACGCCCTAACCCGTCCGGGAAGGCTAGGTCCAGTTAGGGCGATGTACCCGAAACCTCCTCTCGCTCAGGGGTTCAGCATTCGCTGCTCGGCGTTGGCGCTCCGCGCTGAGATGCGTCCCCGCGGAGCCCGCGCAACACAGGCAGAGTTCGCCTTGTCGGGTCAGCGACCTGTCATCCTCAGTCGGCTCCCCAGAGCATGGCGGCCAGCTCCTTGCACCTCGGGCAGACCGGGAACCGCCGCGGATCACGGATAGGAGGGAAGCGGAAACCACACAGTGCCGTTATCATCCCGCCTTCGATCGCCGCGCGGGTGATCTCGGCCTTGTTCGCATAGTGGGCGTAGCCGTCACCTTCGGACGTGTCGCTGTCAGCCAGGTTCGGACGGGTCTCGGTGGTGGCCATGACCTGCTACTCCTTCGGTCTCGGTCGTGCGCATGCGCGGCTTCTCAGCGTCCCCGTGCGAAGCGTCCCCGTGCGAAGCGTCCACCGTGCGGCCGCCCGGCCGCACGGTGCAGCTGCATTCTGCTCCTCCGCCACGACGGCCGCACGCCCCGGCTCTTGCATCATCGTCAAGGGTAGATAGGATCCCGGCATGCCAAGAAACCGGCAGGACGTCCCGCGTGAGCAGCGGGTCGGGGAGCTCGTGGACGTCGCACGCCGGCTGTTCCTCGAGCGTGGCTACGCCGCCACCTCCATCGCCGACATCGCCCGCGAAGCCGGCTTGGCCGCGAACAGCGTGTACTGGTACTTCCCGACCAAGGACCACGCCTTCGCCGCGGTCCTGGACCGCCTGCTCAGCGACGAGGTCGAGCGCGCCCCGGGCCGGGAAGACCCCGGCAGCGATCCGGTGGACCGGCTGTTCACCCTGCTCGAGCGGCTCGAGGACTACCGGCTGCTCCAGCCCGTGGTACACGAGCGGGTGCCGCACGCCCCAGCGGTCGCCGACTTCCACGAGCGGGCCCACGGCTTCCTGGAGCAGCTGCTCTCCGAGGCCCTCGAGGATCGGCTGCCGCCGGGCGAGGACCGGGAGCTGGCCGCCGCCGCGGTGGCTGCGGCCCTCGAAGGCGCCCTGTCTCACGCCGCGTCCAAGTACTCGTATGTTGAGGTCGTCCGGTTCGTCCTCGACCGCATGGGCGCCACCCCTCCTGGCCGCACCTGAGGACCACCCCTCCTAG of Actinomycetes bacterium contains these proteins:
- a CDS encoding helix-turn-helix domain-containing protein, with the protein product MPRNRQDVPREQRVGELVDVARRLFLERGYAATSIADIAREAGLAANSVYWYFPTKDHAFAAVLDRLLSDEVERAPGREDPGSDPVDRLFTLLERLEDYRLLQPVVHERVPHAPAVADFHERAHGFLEQLLSEALEDRLPPGEDRELAAAAVAAALEGALSHAASKYSYVEVVRFVLDRMGATPPGRT
- a CDS encoding DUF3039 domain-containing protein; amino-acid sequence: MATTETRPNLADSDTSEGDGYAHYANKAEITRAAIEGGMITALCGFRFPPIRDPRRFPVCPRCKELAAMLWGAD